The proteins below are encoded in one region of Clostridium estertheticum:
- a CDS encoding phenylacetate--CoA ligase family protein, which produces MKYFKLLWNLYKLKGNTVKTIEQIKSLQNKKLRKLLNYAYENSKYYRRTFEEAGITREQISTLPISAFPIIDKDLFMEHFDELVTNDDLNQNDIRKFDKEESVDQIKFKDKYHVVHSSGSTGKPGYFVYDEEAWDQMLLGIIRAAFWNMSMPKILKLLFKRPRIVYIAATDGRYGGAMAVSSGVEGVHANQLFLDIKTPIAEWIENLHKFKPNMIIGYPSAIKILGELLEKGEVQLKVSRVISCGEPLCGKLRDYIEKTFHADVVNIYGASESLALGVETNHEEGMYLFDDMNYIEVEDGTMYLTSLYNFAQPLIRYKISDQLVLKELDEKCIYPFNKVESILGRNEDIIWFEDKDGNREFLHPLAIEGFCVEGLLDYQFRQIDCNSFEMMIEVSDEEKKNSIQLGMLKNMAEILSTKHLEYVKFNVRFVEEILPDPQTGKKRLIVK; this is translated from the coding sequence ATGAAGTACTTTAAATTATTATGGAATCTGTACAAGTTAAAAGGAAATACAGTGAAGACCATAGAGCAAATTAAAAGTTTACAAAATAAAAAGTTAAGGAAACTGCTTAACTATGCATACGAGAATTCAAAGTATTATCGCAGAACGTTTGAAGAAGCGGGAATAACAAGAGAACAGATTTCTACACTTCCTATTTCAGCTTTTCCGATTATAGACAAAGATCTTTTTATGGAACATTTTGATGAGTTGGTAACTAATGATGATTTGAATCAGAATGATATACGAAAATTTGATAAAGAAGAGTCTGTAGACCAGATAAAATTCAAGGATAAATATCATGTAGTGCATTCCTCAGGTAGTACTGGAAAACCGGGGTATTTTGTATACGATGAGGAAGCGTGGGATCAGATGCTTTTGGGCATTATAAGGGCTGCCTTTTGGAATATGTCCATGCCTAAAATATTAAAGCTTTTGTTCAAAAGACCTCGAATTGTATATATTGCTGCAACAGATGGACGTTATGGTGGAGCTATGGCAGTCAGCAGCGGTGTCGAAGGGGTGCATGCAAATCAATTATTTCTGGACATTAAGACACCCATTGCAGAATGGATAGAAAATTTACATAAGTTTAAACCCAATATGATTATAGGTTATCCATCAGCTATCAAGATTCTTGGAGAACTTTTGGAAAAGGGAGAAGTACAACTCAAAGTATCTAGGGTGATTTCTTGTGGTGAACCACTTTGCGGCAAATTAAGAGATTATATAGAAAAAACTTTTCATGCAGATGTTGTGAATATCTATGGTGCCAGTGAATCTTTGGCTTTGGGTGTTGAAACTAATCATGAAGAAGGTATGTATCTGTTTGATGATATGAATTATATTGAGGTGGAAGATGGAACTATGTATCTTACATCACTTTACAATTTTGCACAGCCCTTAATTCGTTATAAAATCTCAGATCAGTTAGTACTAAAGGAGTTAGATGAAAAATGTATTTATCCATTTAATAAAGTGGAAAGTATTTTGGGCCGAAATGAGGATATAATTTGGTTTGAAGATAAAGATGGAAATAGAGAATTTCTTCACCCACTTGCAATAGAAGGATTTTGTGTTGAAGGACTTTTGGATTATCAATTTAGGCAAATAGATTGTAATTCATTTGAAATGATGATTGAAGTTTCTGATGAAGAAAAGAAAAATAGCATTCAATTGGGAATGCTAAAAAATATGGCAGAAATATTGAGTACAAAGCATCTAGAGTATGTGAAGTTTAATGTACGTTTTGTAGAAGAAATCTTACCTGATCCACAGACGGGAAAGAAGCGGTTGATTGTAAAATAA
- a CDS encoding cyclophilin-like fold protein produces the protein MKKVISILCLIMLCFSITACDNSETNENNQISQHEAPRSDSTQQTDNGKASKKLTMIDLIITVGNKEFSAKLYDNQTTKALVKQFPLTVDMSEQNGNEKYYYLSNTLPTVSEQPGKIHAGDIMLYGDNCLVAFYKTFSSSYKYTRIGYIEDAASFVQVVGDGNIKVTFDLAK, from the coding sequence ATGAAAAAAGTAATTTCGATACTATGTTTGATTATGTTATGTTTTTCCATCACTGCCTGCGATAATAGTGAAACGAATGAAAACAATCAGATAAGTCAACATGAAGCACCAAGAAGTGATTCTACACAACAAACAGATAATGGTAAAGCATCAAAGAAATTAACGATGATAGATTTGATCATTACGGTCGGGAACAAGGAATTTTCGGCAAAGCTTTATGATAACCAAACGACGAAGGCGTTAGTTAAGCAATTTCCGCTCACAGTTGATATGAGCGAACAAAACGGCAATGAAAAATACTATTATTTATCGAATACGCTTCCTACAGTTTCAGAGCAACCTGGAAAAATTCATGCAGGAGATATCATGCTTTACGGCGATAACTGTCTAGTGGCGTTCTATAAAACCTTCTCCAGTTCTTATAAATATACTCGTATTGGATATATTGAGGATGCGGCCAGCTTTGTACAAGTTGTTGGTGATGGTAATATTAAGGTTACTTTTGATTTGGCGAAGTAA
- a CDS encoding IS1182 family transposase encodes MINEKNFTQQKLEMVYLEDLVPKDHILRNIDKYMDFSFIRELTQKYYCLDNGRPGVDPILLFKMLFIGYLFGIKSERQLVKEIEVNVAYRWFLGLSLTDVIPDHSTISQNRRRRFKGTDVFQKIFDEVVFKAINLKMVTGKILYTDSTHLKANANKRKLVKIEVEKTPKEYVADLNKAVEEDRINHGKRPLKVKEPVTIIKEIKVSTTDPDSGYMMRDGKPEGFSYLDHRTVDSKHNIITDVYVTPGNINDVDPYIDRLDVQIKKFNFNTKYVGADAGYATNLICKELFERELKSVMGYRRSPHTKGMYTKNKFQYVKEKDIYVCPDLRALHYKTTTRDGYKEYVGNAKDCKECPNRTQCFSDKSKVKTVRRHVWEMYKEDVVKFTKTDKGRNIYRRRKETIERSFADSKQLHGLRYCHMRGLENVQEQCLLTAAVQNMKKIASLLSSMFFYFITKNLLHVTNLSINQNAIA; translated from the coding sequence ATGATTAATGAAAAGAACTTCACACAACAAAAATTAGAAATGGTATATTTAGAGGATTTAGTTCCTAAAGACCATATTCTCAGAAATATAGATAAATACATGGATTTCTCTTTCATAAGAGAATTGACTCAAAAATATTATTGTTTAGATAATGGAAGACCTGGCGTAGATCCTATTTTACTCTTCAAAATGCTGTTTATTGGATACCTATTTGGAATAAAATCTGAGCGACAACTTGTAAAGGAAATTGAAGTAAATGTAGCTTATAGATGGTTTTTAGGACTAAGCCTTACTGATGTTATTCCAGATCATTCAACAATTAGCCAAAATAGACGTAGACGATTTAAAGGAACTGACGTGTTCCAAAAAATATTTGACGAAGTCGTATTTAAGGCTATAAATCTTAAGATGGTAACTGGTAAAATACTTTACACAGATTCTACACACCTAAAAGCAAATGCTAATAAGCGAAAGCTTGTGAAAATTGAAGTTGAAAAAACACCTAAAGAATATGTAGCTGATCTTAATAAAGCTGTAGAGGAAGATAGAATAAATCACGGTAAAAGACCTTTGAAAGTGAAAGAACCTGTTACCATAATAAAAGAAATTAAAGTTAGCACAACTGACCCCGACAGCGGATATATGATGAGAGATGGCAAGCCGGAAGGCTTCTCCTATTTAGATCACAGAACTGTGGACAGTAAACACAATATAATTACTGATGTTTATGTTACTCCTGGAAATATAAATGATGTTGATCCTTATATCGATAGATTGGATGTGCAAATAAAAAAATTTAATTTTAATACAAAATATGTTGGTGCCGATGCTGGTTATGCTACAAATCTTATATGTAAAGAACTATTTGAGAGAGAATTAAAATCTGTAATGGGATATAGAAGGTCTCCACATACAAAAGGAATGTACACTAAAAATAAATTTCAATATGTTAAAGAGAAGGACATATATGTTTGCCCTGACTTAAGGGCTTTGCATTATAAAACGACAACTAGAGATGGATATAAAGAGTATGTTGGGAATGCAAAAGATTGCAAAGAATGCCCAAATAGAACTCAATGTTTTTCTGATAAAAGTAAGGTTAAAACTGTTAGAAGACATGTTTGGGAAATGTATAAAGAAGATGTTGTAAAGTTTACCAAAACGGATAAGGGTAGAAATATATATAGAAGAAGGAAAGAAACTATAGAGCGAAGCTTCGCAGATTCTAAACAACTGCATGGGCTTCGCTATTGCCATATGCGCGGATTAGAAAATGTGCAAGAGCAGTGTCTGCTTACAGCAGCAGTGCAAAATATGAAAAAGATAGCTAGCCTACTATCTTCCATGTTTTTTTATTTTATAACTAAAAACCTGTTGCATGTTACTAATTTATCTATAAATCAAAATGCTATCGCATAA
- a CDS encoding flavodoxin family protein, with protein sequence MKILVLNGSPRLNGNTTAMVDAFAEGAREKGHEVNIIPVGQKKIGGCLGCEFCHTRGNGQCVQKDDMGEVYKELETADMLIFASPIYFFSITGQLQSAITRFYATGKPRKVSQTALFLSSGAPEVYNAVIQQYKNVIDYFEAEDKGIKMVYGKNNKSAAMLADMKTFGKSL encoded by the coding sequence ATGAAAATATTAGTTTTAAACGGGAGTCCAAGGTTGAACGGTAACACAACAGCCATGGTTGATGCGTTTGCAGAAGGTGCACGGGAAAAAGGGCATGAAGTGAATATCATACCTGTTGGACAAAAGAAAATTGGCGGATGTCTTGGATGTGAATTCTGTCATACCCGTGGGAATGGTCAGTGCGTGCAGAAAGATGATATGGGTGAAGTTTATAAAGAATTGGAAACTGCAGATATGCTGATATTTGCTTCACCAATTTATTTTTTCTCTATCACCGGTCAGTTACAGTCTGCCATCACACGTTTCTACGCAACTGGAAAACCGCGTAAAGTTTCACAGACAGCCTTGTTCTTAAGCTCAGGTGCTCCGGAGGTTTATAATGCTGTAATACAGCAGTATAAGAATGTGATTGATTACTTTGAAGCCGAGGACAAAGGAATTAAGATGGTATATGGCAAGAACAACAAATCAGCCGCAATGCTTGCTGATATGAAGACATTTGGAAAATCTCTGTAA
- a CDS encoding DapH/DapD/GlmU-related protein, with the protein MDINDLLAHLNRGEVVEGGSELHQVMIDVSQEALKLTADLNGKYHTPQEVRELFSLLIGKRVDTTFAMFPPFYTDCGKNICVGMNVFINSGCRFQDQGGIIIGDGVLIGHNVMLATLNHDIDPRKRSNMHPAPIVIGRNVWIGANATVVAGVTIGDGAVIAAGAVVTKDVPSNVIVGGVPAKIIREIETSQE; encoded by the coding sequence ATGGATATCAATGATTTATTAGCGCACTTAAATCGAGGTGAAGTGGTTGAGGGCGGTTCGGAATTACATCAGGTAATGATAGACGTATCTCAGGAAGCATTAAAGTTGACTGCCGACCTGAACGGTAAGTACCATACTCCACAAGAGGTACGGGAATTGTTTTCTTTGTTGATTGGCAAACGGGTGGATACAACATTTGCCATGTTTCCTCCTTTTTATACGGATTGTGGGAAAAACATCTGTGTAGGCATGAATGTCTTTATCAATTCAGGCTGTCGTTTTCAGGATCAGGGCGGAATTATAATTGGCGATGGTGTTCTCATTGGGCACAATGTAATGCTTGCTACGCTCAATCATGACATTGATCCGAGAAAACGTAGCAATATGCATCCCGCGCCAATTGTGATTGGTAGAAATGTATGGATTGGAGCAAATGCCACTGTCGTTGCCGGCGTGACCATAGGTGACGGTGCTGTCATTGCCGCTGGTGCGGTTGTGACCAAGGATGTACCTTCAAATGTTATTGTAGGTGGTGTTCCTGCGAAAATTATAAGGGAAATCGAAACCAGTCAGGAGTAA
- a CDS encoding iron-containing alcohol dehydrogenase, with amino-acid sequence MNFNMYVPTRFIFGCGRLNELHDQKLPGKKAMVVISNGKSTKENGSLDRTIEELTIAGVESVVFDKVQTNPLKSTVMAGAKTARDNGCDFIVALGGGSVIDASKVMAAMTTNDGDIWDYISGGTGKGKAIANAPLAVICITTTAGTGSEADQWGVITNDETNEKIGFGGDDRLFPFISIIDPELMKTVPSKLTAYQGFDALFHSTESYISKYASLMSDMYALTAIENAAKYLTRAVKDGSDMEAREHMAFANTLSGIVMTVSVTTAEHSIEHAMSAYHQELPHGAGLIMISRAFYEFFIDKNACDERFIAMAKAMGIKEANKPEDFITALVGLQKACGMAELKMSDYGITPDEFDKIATNARETNGFLFTANPCEMTHKDVVDVLRNSYR; translated from the coding sequence ATGAACTTTAATATGTATGTACCAACAAGATTTATTTTCGGATGTGGAAGGCTTAACGAATTGCATGATCAGAAACTACCTGGCAAAAAGGCAATGGTAGTTATTTCAAACGGAAAATCAACTAAAGAAAATGGTTCCCTTGATCGAACTATCGAGGAACTTACAATAGCAGGTGTTGAAAGTGTTGTCTTTGATAAAGTACAGACAAATCCGTTGAAGTCAACGGTTATGGCAGGAGCAAAAACAGCAAGAGATAACGGATGTGATTTTATTGTTGCTCTTGGTGGTGGCAGTGTTATTGATGCCTCCAAAGTAATGGCGGCAATGACAACAAATGATGGGGATATCTGGGATTATATTTCCGGTGGAACTGGAAAAGGCAAAGCGATTGCAAATGCTCCGCTTGCAGTAATTTGTATTACTACAACAGCAGGAACCGGTTCAGAAGCAGACCAATGGGGTGTTATCACAAATGATGAAACCAATGAAAAAATTGGCTTTGGTGGTGATGATCGGTTATTCCCGTTTATTTCTATAATCGATCCTGAACTGATGAAGACAGTTCCATCTAAACTTACTGCTTATCAAGGATTTGATGCACTTTTCCATTCTACAGAAAGCTATATTTCGAAATATGCAAGTCTTATGAGTGATATGTATGCACTGACTGCTATTGAAAATGCAGCTAAATATCTTACACGTGCGGTAAAGGACGGTAGCGATATGGAGGCAAGAGAACACATGGCATTTGCAAACACCCTTTCTGGTATAGTTATGACTGTGAGCGTTACTACTGCTGAGCATTCTATTGAGCATGCAATGAGTGCATATCATCAGGAGTTGCCTCACGGTGCAGGACTTATTATGATTTCAAGAGCGTTCTATGAATTCTTTATTGACAAGAATGCTTGTGATGAGAGATTTATTGCGATGGCAAAGGCAATGGGAATCAAAGAAGCTAATAAGCCGGAGGATTTCATCACTGCGCTTGTGGGCTTGCAAAAGGCCTGTGGTATGGCGGAACTCAAAATGAGCGATTATGGTATCACTCCGGATGAATTTGATAAAATTGCGACCAATGCTCGCGAAACTAACGGTTTTCTGTTTACAGCAAATCCATGTGAAATGACACATAAGGATGTTGTAGATGTACTAAGAAATTCTTATCGATAA
- a CDS encoding cyclophilin-like fold protein — MKKLLTPTLTILMVISLTACIRNQANMNEKNSVRSSSVEKASSTVEGSNIQDTSSKLMMISLTTCSENQANRNEKNSAGRCSVEKAASTVEGRNVQDTSSKASNDSAQVLPKGSNMATRTIKNGTAITMTVGDTVIPATLNNSTSSKELLSRLPYTVHINRFSHDYSGVMKDPLKYDEKDVHNGWMNGDINFERDVNYFTILFEDEKKSKIYGEQVNMGKVDCDLSVIKGLGSSIDVRIDLAR; from the coding sequence ATGAAAAAGTTATTGACACCTACACTGACAATTTTAATGGTGATTTCTTTGACTGCATGTATCAGAAATCAAGCTAACATGAATGAAAAAAACTCTGTAAGAAGCTCCTCGGTTGAAAAGGCTTCCTCTACCGTAGAAGGTAGCAATATTCAGGATACATCGAGTAAATTAATGATGATTTCTTTGACTACATGTAGCGAAAATCAAGCTAATAGGAATGAAAAAAACTCTGCAGGAAGGTGCTCGGTTGAAAAGGCCGCTTCTACCGTAGAAGGTAGAAATGTTCAAGATACATCGAGTAAAGCTTCGAATGACTCCGCGCAAGTTCTTCCAAAAGGTTCTAACATGGCTACCCGTACGATTAAGAATGGTACAGCTATTACGATGACGGTTGGAGATACGGTAATTCCGGCCACTTTAAATAATTCCACATCTTCAAAGGAACTGTTGTCCCGTCTGCCATATACGGTGCATATAAACCGCTTCTCTCATGACTATTCTGGTGTAATGAAAGATCCTCTGAAATATGATGAAAAGGATGTCCATAACGGCTGGATGAACGGCGATATTAACTTTGAACGGGATGTAAACTATTTTACGATCCTCTTTGAAGATGAAAAAAAGTCTAAAATCTATGGCGAGCAGGTAAACATGGGAAAGGTTGATTGTGATTTATCTGTAATAAAAGGATTAGGAAGTTCTATCGATGTGCGGATTGATTTAGCACGCTAA
- a CDS encoding MerR family transcriptional regulator, giving the protein MKYSIGEVSKKFNLSASTLRYYDREGLFPNLERSESSIRSFSDIDLGSLEIIECLKNTGMSIKDIKVFIDWCEQRDATLRERYEMFIERKRIIDEQMASLQKTLEVIEYKCWYYKTALEAGTEKIHVKANQQDTEEVTS; this is encoded by the coding sequence ATGAAATATTCCATTGGAGAGGTTTCAAAAAAATTCAATCTATCAGCTTCAACTTTAAGATACTACGATAGGGAAGGTCTGTTTCCTAATTTAGAACGTTCAGAATCCAGTATACGCTCTTTTTCAGATATTGATCTAGGATCACTGGAAATTATTGAATGTCTAAAAAATACGGGAATGTCCATTAAAGATATTAAAGTATTCATAGACTGGTGCGAACAGAGAGATGCCACATTGCGTGAAAGATATGAGATGTTTATTGAGAGAAAAAGAATTATAGATGAACAGATGGCATCGCTGCAGAAAACACTTGAAGTCATAGAGTATAAATGTTGGTATTATAAGACAGCTCTTGAGGCAGGTACAGAAAAGATACATGTCAAAGCGAACCAGCAGGATACCGAAGAAGTAACATCTTAA
- a CDS encoding cyclophilin-like fold protein codes for MCIVAKCYYFSLHRKDIEHEKKAISMLCLIITVGNKVFSAKLYDNQTTQALVKQFPLTVDMSELNGNEKYYYLSNTLPTASEQLGKIHAGDIMLYGDGYLVVFYETFSSSYNYTRLGYIEDAVSFVQVVGEGNIKVTFDLVKHEKT; via the coding sequence TTGTGTATCGTAGCAAAATGCTATTATTTTAGTTTACACAGAAAGGATATTGAACATGAAAAAAAAGCAATTTCGATGCTATGTTTGATTATTACGGTTGGGAACAAGGTATTTTCGGCAAAGCTTTATGATAATCAAACGACGCAGGCGTTAGTTAAGCAATTTCCGCTCACAGTTGATATGAGCGAACTAAATGGCAATGAAAAATACTATTATTTGTCGAATACGCTTCCTACAGCTTCTGAGCAACTGGGAAAAATTCATGCCGGAGATATCATGCTTTACGGCGATGGCTATCTAGTCGTGTTCTATGAAACCTTCTCAAGCTCTTATAACTATACCCGTCTCGGATATATTGAGGATGCGGTCAGCTTTGTACAAGTTGTTGGCGAGGGTAATATTAAGGTTACTTTTGATTTGGTGAAACATGAAAAAACGTAA
- a CDS encoding MerR family transcriptional regulator yields the protein MKYSIGKVAKKFNLSSSTLRYYDKEGLFPNLERSECGIRSFSDIDLGSLKIIECLKNTGMPIKDIKVFIDWCGEGDATLRERYEMFIERKTIMDEQIASLNKTLEVIDYKCWYYKTALEAGTEKIHAKENKQGTEEVIS from the coding sequence ATGAAATATTCTATTGGAAAGGTTGCAAAAAAATTTAATTTATCATCTTCAACTTTGAGATACTACGATAAGGAAGGTCTGTTTCCTAATTTGGAACGTTCAGAATGCGGTATCCGCTCTTTTTCAGATATTGATCTCGGATCACTAAAAATTATTGAATGTTTAAAAAATACGGGAATGCCTATTAAAGATATTAAGGTATTCATAGACTGGTGCGGAGAGGGAGATGCAACACTGCGTGAACGCTATGAGATGTTTATTGAGAGAAAAACAATTATGGATGAACAGATAGCATCATTGAATAAAACACTTGAAGTCATAGATTATAAATGCTGGTACTATAAGACGGCTCTTGAGGCAGGTACAGAAAAGATACATGCCAAAGAAAACAAGCAAGGTACCGAAGAAGTAATATCTTAA
- a CDS encoding DUF362 domain-containing protein — protein MFFERRQITMKRKIFNIVLSIAMIAVVLVGCGKTATPVSTTKIPTISVGGKATHTSGNVAENGTSTKNASTVYMTKVISTASLMKIYKSLDWKPQGKVGVKLSTGEAGDTYYLHPELIGDLVHAVDGTIIESNTAYGGSRSATAAHRQTIEDHGFNTIADVDIMDEEGTKDLAAVPGSVHLKKDTVGSHLENYNSILVLSHFKGHVMGGFGGALKNISIGIASKNGKMYIHSGGGTDKTFSPGDQNDFLESMAEAAGAVMQDKKGRMVYISVMNNLSVDCDCVSNPAKPTMGDIGILSSYDPVALDRACVDLVYADPHGKDLINRIESRNGTLILDHAVDLGIGSQTYQLKNIDE, from the coding sequence ATGTTTTTTGAAAGGAGACAAATAACAATGAAAAGAAAAATTTTTAATATTGTGCTTAGCATAGCTATGATAGCTGTCGTATTAGTTGGTTGTGGTAAAACAGCAACACCAGTATCAACAACTAAAATACCCACAATCAGTGTTGGAGGCAAGGCGACTCATACTAGTGGTAATGTTGCAGAAAATGGAACTTCTACTAAAAATGCTTCTACTGTATATATGACAAAAGTTATCAGTACTGCGAGCTTGATGAAAATTTATAAATCACTTGATTGGAAACCACAGGGTAAGGTAGGTGTAAAACTTTCTACAGGTGAAGCTGGTGATACTTATTATTTGCATCCGGAATTAATCGGCGATTTGGTACATGCTGTAGATGGCACTATTATCGAGTCTAATACGGCCTATGGCGGTTCTCGTTCTGCAACAGCAGCTCATCGACAAACAATTGAAGATCATGGTTTCAATACAATCGCAGATGTAGATATTATGGATGAAGAAGGCACTAAAGATTTAGCCGCAGTTCCTGGTAGTGTTCATTTGAAAAAAGACACTGTAGGTTCTCATCTAGAAAATTATAATTCTATCTTAGTATTATCTCACTTTAAAGGTCATGTTATGGGTGGATTCGGTGGTGCTTTAAAAAACATCTCAATAGGCATTGCATCTAAAAACGGAAAAATGTATATTCATTCTGGTGGTGGCACTGATAAGACTTTCTCGCCTGGTGACCAAAATGATTTCTTAGAATCTATGGCGGAAGCTGCTGGTGCAGTTATGCAAGATAAAAAAGGCAGAATGGTGTATATCAGTGTTATGAACAATCTATCTGTAGATTGTGACTGCGTTTCTAATCCAGCTAAACCAACAATGGGAGATATCGGTATCTTATCATCTTATGATCCAGTTGCATTAGATCGTGCTTGTGTAGATTTAGTCTATGCTGATCCGCATGGGAAAGACTTAATTAACCGTATAGAATCTCGTAATGGTACCTTAATTTTAGACCATGCAGTAGATTTAGGTATAGGTTCTCAAACCTATCAATTAAAAAATATCGATGAATAG
- a CDS encoding permease, producing MNSIIHREAVYLWYYFTIQFDQIFRYWVIGIVLGSIISVFGKNKIHTLFASMANSKLGILGVIPASLLGIASPLCMYGTIPIAASFSQKGIRDDWLAAFIMSSMLLNPQLILYTLALGGKMLVIRIASCVLCGIIAGILVHFFFKEENFFNFDGFGSPSNHDTAPNIFIRIFKNIGRNIKATGGYFLLGIVLSVLFARYVPSDTFANLFGKHNGFGVLMAATVGIPLYVCGGGTIPLLMEWLDSGMSPGAAATFMITGPATKITNLGALKTVLGWRHFLIYILFIMVFAFAIGVLIV from the coding sequence ATGAATAGTATTATACATCGCGAAGCCGTTTATTTATGGTACTATTTTACCATTCAGTTTGACCAGATTTTTAGATATTGGGTGATCGGTATTGTGTTAGGTTCTATCATTTCAGTATTTGGGAAAAATAAAATCCATACATTGTTTGCATCTATGGCAAATAGCAAACTAGGTATTTTAGGTGTAATTCCAGCTAGTTTATTAGGAATTGCATCTCCATTATGTATGTATGGCACCATTCCCATAGCAGCATCTTTCTCCCAAAAAGGTATTCGCGATGATTGGCTTGCAGCGTTTATTATGAGCTCTATGCTTTTGAATCCTCAGTTGATTCTTTACACTTTGGCATTGGGTGGAAAGATGTTAGTGATTAGGATTGCATCTTGTGTATTGTGTGGAATCATTGCAGGAATATTGGTACACTTCTTTTTTAAAGAAGAAAATTTCTTTAATTTTGATGGATTTGGTTCGCCATCCAACCACGATACTGCCCCCAATATCTTTATACGCATTTTTAAAAATATAGGACGTAACATAAAGGCAACAGGCGGATATTTTCTTTTGGGTATTGTTTTGTCTGTATTGTTTGCTCGGTATGTACCGTCGGATACGTTTGCAAATTTGTTTGGAAAACATAACGGCTTCGGTGTACTTATGGCAGCAACTGTTGGTATTCCTTTATATGTATGCGGTGGTGGTACTATACCACTTTTAATGGAATGGTTGGATTCAGGCATGAGTCCTGGTGCAGCAGCAACCTTTATGATTACAGGTCCTGCCACAAAAATTACAAATCTTGGTGCGTTGAAAACAGTTCTTGGTTGGCGACATTTCTTGATTTACATTTTATTCATTATGGTGTTTGCATTTGCAATCGGTGTATTGATTGTTTGA